Part of the Chloroflexota bacterium genome is shown below.
ATGTCAAAGCTTTTCATGGATAATATTTTTAGAGTTTTAACCTGATTTGACAATACCATACAGTATGGTATGTTTTAGTTGTGGCATAACGGAGGCCCATATGGCGCGAGTACGACGTGAGGATTGGTTGCAGCATGGCTTGAGCATTCTCAGCAGTGAATCGGTGGCAGCCTTGACGATTGAGCGCTTAACCACCGATCTGGGGGTGACCAAAGGCTCGTTCTATCATCATTTTGGCGGTTGGCCAAGCTACAAAACGGCGCTGTTGCAGCAATTCGAGCAACAAGACACCTTGGATGTGATTCAGCACTTGGCGGGCTATCACGATCCAGCTCAAAAATTACGCGCTTTGTTCGATTTGCTAACGATTGTGGCAATTTATGCCGCCAATGACCCATGGGATGTGGAGATTGCCATGCGCGGCTGGGCCGCAACTGATCCTGAGGTTCGAGCCATGATCGAACGCATCGATCATTTGCGCATAAGTTTCGTGGCCGAACTGTGTAGCGCGATCACTGGCGATGCTGAGCGCGGTTTGTTAATGGCTCAACACGGTTATAGCATTTTGCTGGGCG
Proteins encoded:
- a CDS encoding TetR/AcrR family transcriptional regulator, which encodes MARVRREDWLQHGLSILSSESVAALTIERLTTDLGVTKGSFYHHFGGWPSYKTALLQQFEQQDTLDVIQHLAGYHDPAQKLRALFDLLTIVAIYAANDPWDVEIAMRGWAATDPEVRAMIERIDHLRISFVAELCSAITGDAERGLLMAQHGYSILLGAILMQPMLPMARLRQIYDEFLRLYAIPGGSDVDHAAPNTGTADRPSESC